The following proteins come from a genomic window of Denitromonas sp.:
- a CDS encoding AAA family ATPase, whose amino-acid sequence MQPTSFPGLPELAQQLRTELETKKFVLLYAYNGTGKTRLSVAFKDLGKQMIQRASTVADSVDAPLTITETAGDTLYFNAFTEDLFHWDNDLQNDRARVLKLNRESRFFAGLDELEMDNRIRPLLNRYADFDFRIDTAEWEVSFSREVEIDGARRVEEDIKVSRGEENIFIWCFFLAIVQLAMDPEIEAYRWVKYVYIDDPISSLDENNAIAVAHHLAQLLMTSNKWPRVVVSTHHTLFFNVLCNEIKGKAHRYFLKGGAAPGSYALVDTSAKPFLHHLASLVELHEAQLSGALYTHHFNVMRRVMEQTANFLGMDDWKACIAATQAADQALQKRFIDLMSHGDYSLYEPREMMEENKGHFRTVFRQFIAAHPFNPALFPNTADAEANA is encoded by the coding sequence ATGCAACCCACGAGTTTCCCCGGCCTGCCCGAACTCGCCCAGCAGCTTCGCACTGAACTGGAGACCAAGAAATTCGTCCTGCTCTACGCCTATAACGGCACCGGCAAGACGCGGCTGTCGGTGGCGTTCAAGGACCTGGGCAAGCAGATGATTCAGCGTGCGAGTACCGTAGCCGATTCGGTCGATGCTCCGCTGACCATCACCGAAACGGCGGGCGACACCCTCTATTTCAACGCCTTCACCGAAGACCTGTTCCATTGGGATAACGACCTGCAGAACGACCGGGCGCGGGTGTTGAAGCTCAATCGGGAATCGCGCTTCTTCGCCGGCCTGGATGAGCTGGAGATGGACAACCGCATCCGCCCGTTGCTGAACCGTTACGCCGACTTCGATTTCCGCATCGACACCGCCGAGTGGGAGGTGAGCTTTTCGCGCGAAGTGGAGATCGATGGCGCGCGGAGGGTGGAGGAAGACATCAAGGTCTCGCGCGGGGAAGAGAACATCTTCATCTGGTGCTTCTTTCTCGCCATCGTGCAACTGGCGATGGACCCGGAGATCGAGGCCTATCGCTGGGTGAAATACGTCTACATCGACGATCCGATTTCATCACTGGATGAAAACAACGCGATTGCGGTGGCGCATCACCTGGCGCAATTGCTGATGACGTCGAACAAGTGGCCACGGGTCGTGGTCTCGACGCACCACACGCTGTTCTTCAACGTGCTGTGCAATGAGATCAAGGGCAAGGCCCACCGCTACTTTCTGAAAGGTGGCGCGGCACCGGGCAGTTATGCACTGGTGGACACCTCGGCCAAACCGTTTCTCCACCATCTGGCGAGCCTCGTCGAGTTGCACGAAGCGCAGCTCTCCGGCGCGCTCTACACCCATCACTTCAACGTGATGCGACGGGTCATGGAGCAGACGGCGAACTTCCTCGGGATGGACGACTGGAAGGCGTGCATCGCGGCGACGCAAGCTGCGGATCAGGCATTGCAGAAGCGCTTCATCGATTTGATGAGCCATGGCGATTATTCGCTCTACGAGCCGCGGGAGATGATGGAAGAGAACAAGGGGCACTTCCGCACGGTCTTTCGGCAGTTCATTGCCGCTCATCCCTTCAATCCCGCGTTGTTCCCCAACACCGCCGACGCGGAGGCCAACGCGTGA
- a CDS encoding FecR domain-containing protein: MPRNVTFWRLLAASLTASLLFGAPTARAQADAVNYVVQPGDTLIGLGETLLADPARWPTVQRLNAVADPYRMPIGRQLRIPVSLLRKVPRQARVVHASGGASANGEPVSVDQTVAEGARLTTPAKSFMTLELPDGSRLTLQPQTDVRIDALHGFMGSDDIQRATFDVRQGRIETEVEPQGGPAARYRIHTPTAIIGVRGTSFRVASDTAQTRAEMRSGTVAVRGVDARRDIALKAGFGLVARAGQPVDAPVPLLPPPDMTGMRTRYERPVMRLQLAPVAGAVGYRGQIAEDAAFTRIVAEAAAAVPDLKVAGLADGGYHLRVRAVDSRGLEGRDAELAVRLKARPEPPFINAPRPGGKAAAGTVKFAWAQADEAASYRFELARDAAFSDIVVRNEALSENTTEVALEAGQYHWRLASTRADGDRGPWGDPVDLTVRPPMAEVPPPAFDDDNMLVAWGGEPGQRFDYQLAGDARFERIVASGTVDAPELVLPKPAAGAYFLRIRAIDPDGFVGGFSAPQQVIVPAKLPVWMLFTPLLILL; this comes from the coding sequence ATGCCACGCAATGTCACATTCTGGCGCCTGCTCGCCGCGAGCCTGACCGCGAGCCTGCTCTTCGGCGCACCGACGGCGCGGGCCCAGGCCGACGCCGTGAATTATGTGGTGCAGCCGGGCGACACCCTCATCGGGTTGGGCGAGACCTTGCTGGCCGACCCGGCCCGCTGGCCCACCGTCCAGCGTCTCAATGCCGTGGCCGACCCCTACCGCATGCCCATCGGCCGCCAGCTGCGCATCCCGGTCAGCCTGCTGCGCAAGGTTCCGCGCCAGGCGCGGGTGGTGCACGCCAGCGGCGGTGCCAGCGCCAACGGCGAGCCGGTCAGCGTTGACCAGACCGTCGCCGAGGGTGCCCGGCTGACCACGCCGGCCAAGAGCTTCATGACCCTCGAGCTGCCCGACGGCTCGCGCCTGACCCTGCAGCCGCAGACCGATGTGCGCATCGACGCGCTGCATGGCTTCATGGGCTCGGACGACATCCAGCGCGCCACCTTCGATGTGCGCCAGGGGCGGATCGAAACCGAGGTTGAGCCGCAGGGCGGCCCGGCGGCGCGGTATCGCATCCACACCCCCACGGCCATCATCGGGGTGCGCGGCACCAGCTTCCGCGTCGCCAGCGACACGGCGCAGACGCGTGCCGAAATGCGCAGCGGCACGGTGGCCGTGCGAGGTGTCGACGCGCGTCGCGACATCGCCCTCAAGGCGGGCTTCGGCCTGGTCGCCCGGGCCGGCCAGCCGGTCGACGCGCCGGTGCCGCTGCTGCCGCCGCCCGACATGACCGGCATGCGCACCCGCTACGAGCGCCCGGTGATGCGCCTGCAGCTGGCCCCGGTGGCCGGTGCCGTCGGGTATCGCGGCCAGATCGCCGAGGACGCTGCCTTTACCCGCATCGTCGCCGAAGCCGCTGCCGCCGTGCCCGACCTCAAGGTGGCCGGCCTCGCCGACGGCGGCTACCACCTGCGGGTGCGTGCCGTCGATTCGCGCGGGCTCGAAGGGCGCGATGCCGAGCTCGCCGTGCGCCTCAAGGCGCGGCCCGAGCCGCCATTCATCAACGCCCCGCGACCCGGCGGCAAGGCCGCCGCCGGTACCGTCAAGTTCGCCTGGGCGCAGGCCGACGAGGCGGCCAGCTACCGCTTCGAGCTGGCCCGCGATGCGGCGTTCTCCGACATCGTGGTGCGCAACGAGGCGCTGAGCGAAAACACCACCGAGGTGGCCCTCGAAGCCGGCCAGTACCACTGGCGCCTGGCCAGCACCCGCGCCGATGGCGACCGCGGCCCCTGGGGCGATCCGGTCGACCTGACGGTGCGCCCGCCCATGGCCGAGGTGCCGCCGCCCGCCTTCGACGACGACAACATGCTCGTCGCCTGGGGCGGCGAACCGGGCCAGCGTTTCGACTACCAGCTGGCCGGCGACGCCCGGTTCGAGCGCATCGTTGCCAGCGGCACCGTTGACGCACCCGAGCTGGTGCTGCCCAAGCCCGCGGCCGGGGCGTACTTCCTGCGCATCCGCGCGATCGACCCGGACGGCTTCGTGGGCGGCTTCTCGGCGCCGCAGCAGGTCATCGTGCCGGCCAAACTGCCGGTGTGGATGCTGTTCACGCCGCTGCTGATCCTGCTGTGA
- a CDS encoding CHASE2 domain-containing protein translates to MTERGFFEWLIVTVLCAALAMAATWAGWLWRMDQVAYDAAMSVARPAADPQVVIVAIDDPSLAEIGRWPWRRSVHAALIERLSEAGVRSIVMDIILSEPNSADPEADTLLAEAIRDSGRVILPLVQATRGNAIVGEAPPAPIFADGAVGIGHIHVEFDPDGIARSIYLWEGDGDARHPQLGLAALQHAEPERAAGYAAPVAGFGAGWHRADWLRIPFAGPPGSFRYISYADVLRGDVDPAALRDKVVFVGATAVGMADSVPTPTSGFNRPMPGVEVNANVYAALKRGEAVRLMPRPVAAGLAAGIVVLLMGLMLRAAPRSALVIAFAVSAASLALSWVALHAAMWWFPPAGAVFGCLLCYPLWSWRRLEAAQRHLDSQLEVLDRDAAKLFPAMQVELPPTHAVDPLQARIGRVNQAVRRQRDLHRFVVDTLDHLPVGAVVTNPAHQVMLCNLEASRLLEAAEPLTVARALKSLEWPPGVPTDGGLPSPDAGAATVRTVELDAPNGARLLVSVAGLVDSAGRPIGSVFGLADITRIHDAQRSREETMHYLSHDMRSPIASILTLIEAEQLAGDTTASGHALLNQLTRYARSALKLADDLFRLVRADAIDASQFSELSLAAVMQDAADEIWALAKARGVAVELRIDNHGHDEGYVRGDRDLLRRALVNLLGNAVKYGRPDSTVEMTLTREPNGWAVSVRDHGEGIRQDLLPRLFQRFGRLPTAASRREAGIGLGLMIVKTVAERHGGRASVASTPGQGTVFTLHLPALR, encoded by the coding sequence GTGACCGAGCGCGGGTTTTTCGAGTGGCTGATCGTCACCGTGCTGTGCGCCGCCCTGGCCATGGCGGCCACCTGGGCCGGCTGGCTGTGGCGCATGGACCAGGTGGCCTACGATGCGGCCATGTCGGTGGCGCGGCCGGCGGCCGACCCGCAGGTGGTCATTGTCGCCATCGACGACCCGAGCCTGGCCGAGATCGGCCGCTGGCCGTGGCGGCGCTCGGTGCACGCGGCACTGATCGAGCGCCTGAGCGAAGCCGGCGTGCGCAGCATCGTCATGGACATCATCCTCAGCGAGCCCAACTCGGCCGACCCCGAGGCCGACACGCTGCTGGCCGAGGCGATCCGCGACAGCGGCCGGGTCATCCTGCCGCTCGTCCAGGCCACCCGCGGCAATGCCATCGTCGGCGAAGCACCGCCTGCGCCCATTTTTGCCGACGGCGCGGTGGGCATCGGCCACATCCATGTCGAGTTCGACCCCGACGGCATCGCCCGCAGCATCTACCTGTGGGAGGGTGACGGCGATGCGCGCCACCCGCAGCTCGGGCTGGCCGCACTCCAGCATGCCGAGCCCGAGCGCGCCGCCGGCTATGCGGCCCCGGTGGCCGGCTTCGGGGCCGGCTGGCATCGGGCCGACTGGCTGCGCATCCCCTTCGCCGGCCCGCCGGGCAGCTTCCGCTACATCTCCTACGCCGACGTGCTGCGCGGCGATGTCGACCCGGCGGCGCTGCGCGACAAGGTGGTGTTTGTCGGTGCCACCGCGGTGGGCATGGCCGACAGCGTGCCCACGCCCACCTCGGGCTTCAACCGGCCGATGCCGGGTGTCGAGGTCAACGCCAACGTCTATGCCGCCCTCAAGCGTGGCGAGGCCGTGCGGCTGATGCCGCGGCCGGTGGCGGCAGGGCTGGCCGCCGGCATCGTGGTGCTGCTCATGGGCCTGATGCTGCGCGCCGCACCGCGCAGCGCGCTGGTCATCGCCTTTGCCGTCTCGGCGGCCAGCCTGGCGCTGAGCTGGGTGGCGCTGCATGCCGCCATGTGGTGGTTTCCGCCGGCCGGCGCGGTGTTCGGCTGCCTGTTGTGCTACCCGCTGTGGAGCTGGCGCCGGCTGGAGGCCGCGCAACGCCATCTCGACAGCCAGCTCGAGGTGCTCGACCGCGACGCCGCCAAGCTCTTCCCCGCCATGCAGGTCGAGCTGCCGCCCACGCATGCGGTCGACCCCCTGCAGGCGCGCATCGGCCGCGTCAATCAGGCAGTCAGGCGCCAGCGCGACCTGCACCGCTTCGTGGTCGATACCCTCGACCACCTGCCGGTCGGCGCCGTGGTCACCAACCCGGCGCACCAGGTCATGCTGTGCAACCTCGAAGCCTCGCGCCTGCTCGAGGCCGCCGAGCCGCTCACCGTGGCGCGGGCGCTCAAGTCGCTCGAATGGCCGCCGGGCGTGCCCACTGACGGCGGCCTGCCGAGCCCCGATGCCGGCGCCGCCACCGTGCGCACCGTCGAGCTCGACGCCCCCAACGGCGCCCGCCTGCTGGTGTCGGTGGCCGGCCTGGTGGACTCCGCCGGCCGGCCCATCGGCTCGGTGTTCGGCCTGGCCGACATCACCCGCATCCATGACGCCCAGCGCAGCCGCGAAGAGACCATGCATTACCTCTCGCATGACATGCGCTCGCCGATTGCCTCCATCCTGACCCTGATCGAGGCCGAGCAACTGGCCGGCGACACCACCGCCAGCGGCCACGCCCTGCTCAACCAGCTCACCCGCTATGCCCGCTCGGCGCTCAAGCTGGCCGACGACCTGTTCCGCCTGGTGCGGGCCGACGCCATCGATGCCAGCCAGTTTTCGGAGCTCAGCCTCGCCGCGGTCATGCAGGACGCCGCCGACGAAATCTGGGCGCTGGCCAAGGCGCGCGGCGTGGCCGTCGAGCTGCGGATCGACAACCATGGCCACGACGAGGGCTATGTGCGCGGCGACCGCGACCTGCTGCGTCGGGCGTTGGTCAACCTGCTCGGCAACGCCGTCAAGTACGGCCGCCCGGACAGCACCGTCGAGATGACGCTCACCCGCGAGCCCAACGGCTGGGCGGTGTCGGTGCGCGACCACGGTGAAGGCATCCGCCAGGACCTGCTGCCCCGCCTGTTCCAGCGCTTCGGTCGCCTGCCCACGGCCGCCAGCCGGCGCGAAGCCGGCATCGGCCTCGGGCTGATGATCGTCAAGACCGTGGCCGAGCGCCACGGCGGTCGCGCATCGGTTGCCAGCACCCCCGGGCAGGGCACCGTCTTCACGCTGCACCTGCCCGCGCTGCGGTGA
- a CDS encoding restriction endonuclease subunit S, producing MAKEGKTAVMPRLRFPDFQDAPGWETAPLEEIAERITTKNADGKVTRVLTNSAEYGILDQHDYFDREIATAGKVDSYYIVDAGDYVYNPRTSAIAPVGPISRNNIGKGVMSPLYTVFRFAAEKTDFYEHFFRSAGWHAYVRNAASTGARHDRMSITTSAFMQMPVPIPDESEQQKIADCLGSLDGLIAAQGRKVEALKTYKRGLMQQLFPREGETRPRLRFPEFRDAPEWEETDLALLGELVSGLTYSPDDVRESGLLVLRSSNVQNAEIVLEDNVYVTPNIKGANLVEPNDILICVRNGSKALIGKSALIPEGMPLCTHGAFMTVFRARAPQFVFQLMQSASFHKQVAADLGATINSINGGQLLKYRFVVPEPPEQQRIAEFLSSLDAQIGSEAGKLAALKIHKSGLMQQLFPSLEDV from the coding sequence ATGGCGAAGGAGGGTAAGACGGCGGTGATGCCGAGGTTGCGGTTTCCGGACTTCCAAGACGCTCCGGGTTGGGAAACTGCGCCGCTTGAAGAAATTGCCGAGCGTATTACGACGAAGAATGCAGACGGCAAAGTAACGCGCGTCCTTACCAACTCAGCCGAGTACGGAATCCTGGATCAGCACGATTACTTCGATCGTGAGATTGCGACCGCCGGCAAAGTCGACAGCTACTACATTGTCGATGCCGGTGACTACGTTTACAACCCACGGACTTCGGCGATTGCGCCAGTTGGTCCGATATCGCGGAACAACATTGGCAAAGGCGTGATGTCGCCGCTCTACACCGTCTTTCGATTTGCGGCTGAGAAGACGGATTTCTACGAGCACTTCTTCAGATCGGCTGGGTGGCACGCCTACGTCAGAAACGCTGCAAGCACAGGAGCCAGACATGACCGCATGAGCATCACAACAAGTGCTTTCATGCAGATGCCTGTGCCAATTCCAGACGAATCCGAGCAACAAAAGATCGCCGACTGCCTGGGCTCGCTGGACGGGCTGATTGCCGCTCAGGGCCGGAAAGTCGAGGCCTTGAAGACCTACAAGCGCGGCCTGATGCAGCAGCTCTTCCCCCGCGAAGGCGAAACCCGCCCCCGCCTCCGCTTCCCCGAGTTCCGCGATGCGCCGGAGTGGGAAGAAACTGATTTGGCATTGCTTGGCGAGCTGGTCTCTGGACTCACTTATAGCCCAGACGACGTGCGCGAGAGTGGTCTGCTCGTTCTACGCTCTTCCAATGTTCAGAACGCGGAGATCGTGCTCGAAGACAACGTCTACGTCACTCCGAATATCAAGGGCGCGAACCTTGTAGAACCGAACGATATTTTGATATGCGTTCGAAATGGCTCGAAGGCTCTTATTGGGAAGAGCGCTTTAATTCCAGAGGGAATGCCGCTCTGCACACATGGAGCGTTCATGACCGTGTTTCGTGCACGAGCGCCGCAGTTTGTGTTTCAGCTCATGCAATCGGCGTCATTTCACAAGCAGGTTGCTGCAGATCTTGGGGCAACAATCAATTCTATAAATGGCGGCCAACTCCTGAAGTATCGCTTTGTCGTTCCTGAACCACCCGAGCAGCAGCGAATTGCTGAGTTTCTTTCCTCTCTAGACGCTCAGATCGGCTCAGAGGCGGGGAAGCTCGCCGCACTGAAGATCCACAAGAGCGGCCTCATGCAGCAGCTCTTCCCGTCGCTGGAGGATGTATAA
- a CDS encoding glutathione peroxidase — MLRRPLLPTLITLLATLLPATALAGEASGADGLFAHALRRLHSGEVVRLADRFAGQPVLIVNTASHCGYTGQFRALEAIHQRYKDRGLRVVGFASDDFDQEADNEAKAAEVCFVNFGVTFDMFAPIHVRGARAHPLFRELAHRSEAPAWNFHKYLIDRDGRVVATFPSRVEPDAAEVRAAIERLL, encoded by the coding sequence ATGTTGCGTCGCCCCCTGCTCCCAACCCTGATCACCCTGCTCGCCACGCTACTCCCGGCCACGGCGCTGGCGGGCGAGGCGTCCGGCGCGGACGGCCTGTTTGCGCACGCGTTGCGTCGCCTGCACTCGGGCGAGGTGGTGCGCCTGGCCGACCGCTTTGCCGGACAGCCCGTGCTCATCGTCAATACGGCCAGCCACTGCGGCTACACCGGCCAGTTCCGCGCGCTGGAGGCGATCCACCAGCGTTACAAGGACAGGGGCCTGCGGGTGGTCGGCTTTGCCTCGGACGACTTCGACCAGGAAGCCGACAATGAAGCAAAGGCGGCGGAGGTCTGCTTCGTGAACTTCGGCGTCACCTTCGACATGTTCGCCCCAATCCACGTGCGCGGCGCGCGGGCGCATCCGCTGTTCCGCGAGCTGGCGCACCGCTCGGAAGCGCCGGCGTGGAATTTCCACAAATACCTGATCGACCGCGATGGCCGCGTGGTGGCCACCTTCCCGAGCCGGGTCGAACCGGATGCAGCCGAGGTGCGCGCGGCGATCGAGCGGCTGCTCTGA
- a CDS encoding trimeric intracellular cation channel family protein has translation MVGTSVALAHGAPWLVASLMGVVTGVFGGILRDVLCNEAPVVFGGTLYGSAAWLGALVLIALPELGVSHDASALAAGAVICTIRLLSIRFKWHLPIYSARR, from the coding sequence GTGGTGGGCACCTCGGTGGCGCTGGCGCATGGCGCGCCGTGGCTGGTGGCGAGCCTGATGGGTGTGGTCACCGGGGTGTTTGGCGGCATCCTGCGAGATGTGTTGTGCAACGAGGCGCCGGTGGTCTTTGGCGGCACCTTGTATGGCAGCGCGGCCTGGCTGGGGGCACTGGTGCTGATCGCGCTGCCCGAGTTGGGCGTCAGCCACGATGCGTCGGCACTGGCGGCGGGCGCGGTGATCTGCACGATCCGGCTGCTGTCGATCCGCTTCAAGTGGCATCTGCCAATCTATTCGGCGCGGCGTTAG
- a CDS encoding DUF6152 family protein — MHMLTLSRAWLAALALLAGLVLASGAAAHHGWRWASDQEFELSGTITTVRLGNPHGELTLDANGERWEVEVGQPWRNQRAGLTDDLLSVGTRITAHGHRASDPARRVMKAERIVIDGKSFNLYPDRDS, encoded by the coding sequence ATGCACATGCTTACCCTTTCGCGCGCCTGGCTGGCGGCGCTCGCACTGTTAGCCGGCCTGGTGCTGGCCTCGGGCGCCGCGGCCCATCATGGCTGGCGGTGGGCCAGCGACCAGGAATTTGAACTCTCCGGCACCATCACCACGGTGCGCCTGGGCAATCCGCATGGCGAACTGACGCTGGATGCCAACGGGGAGCGCTGGGAGGTCGAGGTGGGGCAGCCGTGGCGCAACCAGCGCGCCGGGCTCACCGACGATCTGCTGAGCGTGGGCACACGCATCACCGCCCACGGCCACCGCGCAAGCGACCCGGCGCGGCGCGTCATGAAGGCCGAACGCATCGTCATCGACGGCAAGAGCTTCAACCTCTACCCGGACCGCGACTCCTGA
- a CDS encoding type I restriction endonuclease subunit R produces MTTENQIEQDLLAKLADLKYTYRPDIRDRAALETNFRDKFQQLNRVNLTDEEFARLLEEIVTPDVFTAAQTLRTRNSFVREDGTPLNYTLVNIDDWCKNTFEVVNQLRINTDYSHHRFDVILLINGVPVVQIELKTLGINPRRAIEQIVEYKNDVGNGFTRTLLCFMQLFIVSNKHSTYYFANNNARHFSFNADERFLPIYQHAAPDNTKVMGLDEFADAFLAKCTLGQMISRYMVLVASEQKLLMMRPYQIYAVKNIVKCIDENSGNGYVWHTTGSGKTLTSFKASTLLKANPAIEKCLFVVDRKDLDRQTREEFNRFQEGCVEANTNTGALVERLISDDAADKVIVCTIQKLGLALDENSKRNKSREKRGLATYADQLEALRDKRMVFIFDECHRSQFGENHQAIKAFFPKAQLFGFTGTPIFEENATYKQINGDEKTLKTTQDLFQQSLHEYTISDAIEDRNVLKFHVDYYKPDGKNPPKPGEPLAKRAIVDAILAKHDAATGGRKFNAIFATASINDAIEYHALFEQAQAEIMRADPAYQPLNIAAVFSPPGDVSADVRQIQEDLPNELEDNKEEPDTKKTALAAIIAGYNTRFGTNHRIEEFDLYYQDVQQRIKDHQWPEADLRKAAPHIAQHKLDITIVVDMLLTGFDSKFLNTLYVDKNLKHHGLIQAFSRTNRVLNDTKPFGHILDFRGQQDAVDAAITLFSGAKGDTARQIWLVDKAPAVIEKLQDAKAALQSFMQAHGLSGKPEEIAKLKGDEARIGFVKAFKDVQKLQTQLDQYTDLTPEQQATIQTILPPDELNAFRGQYLETAKRLRDERAAVGDHASDGKNEEMEQLDFEFVLFASATIDYDYIMKLIADFSTKKPGTAHMSREQLVSLIAADAKFIDERDDITEYVMSLKAGEGLLEPAIRAGYQQFKAAKAARELADISAKHGLTIEALQGFVDGVLARHIFDGEQLTELLAPLALGWKARTQQELALMGDLVPLLKKRAGGREISGLQAYED; encoded by the coding sequence ATGACCACTGAAAACCAGATCGAGCAGGACCTGCTCGCCAAACTGGCCGATCTCAAATACACCTACCGCCCAGACATTCGCGACCGCGCCGCGCTGGAAACGAACTTCCGCGACAAGTTCCAGCAACTCAACCGAGTCAATCTCACCGACGAAGAGTTCGCACGGCTGCTCGAAGAGATTGTCACGCCCGACGTCTTCACCGCCGCGCAAACGCTGCGCACGCGCAACAGCTTTGTCCGCGAAGACGGCACGCCGCTGAATTACACGCTGGTCAACATCGACGACTGGTGTAAGAACACCTTCGAGGTCGTCAACCAGCTGCGCATCAACACCGACTACAGCCACCATCGCTTCGACGTCATCCTGCTCATCAACGGCGTGCCGGTGGTGCAGATCGAGCTCAAGACGCTGGGCATCAACCCGCGCCGCGCCATCGAGCAGATCGTTGAATACAAGAACGACGTCGGCAACGGTTTCACGCGTACGCTGCTGTGCTTCATGCAACTGTTCATCGTCAGCAACAAGCACTCCACCTACTACTTCGCCAACAACAACGCCCGGCACTTCAGCTTCAACGCCGACGAGCGCTTCCTGCCCATTTACCAGCACGCCGCGCCGGACAACACCAAAGTCATGGGGCTCGACGAGTTCGCCGATGCCTTCCTCGCCAAATGCACGCTCGGCCAGATGATCAGCCGTTACATGGTGCTGGTGGCCAGCGAGCAAAAGCTCCTGATGATGCGGCCCTACCAGATCTATGCCGTCAAGAACATCGTCAAGTGCATCGATGAGAACAGCGGCAACGGCTACGTCTGGCACACCACCGGCAGTGGCAAGACGCTCACCAGCTTCAAGGCTTCCACGTTGCTCAAGGCCAACCCGGCCATCGAGAAATGCCTGTTCGTGGTGGACCGCAAAGACCTCGACCGCCAGACCCGCGAGGAATTCAACCGCTTCCAGGAAGGCTGTGTCGAGGCCAATACCAACACCGGCGCACTCGTCGAACGCCTCATCTCCGACGACGCGGCCGACAAGGTCATCGTCTGCACCATCCAGAAGCTTGGCCTGGCGCTGGACGAAAACAGCAAACGCAACAAGAGTCGCGAAAAGCGTGGGCTCGCCACTTATGCCGACCAACTCGAAGCACTGCGTGACAAGCGCATGGTGTTCATCTTCGACGAATGCCACCGCTCTCAGTTCGGCGAGAACCACCAGGCCATCAAGGCCTTCTTCCCCAAGGCTCAGCTTTTCGGTTTCACCGGCACACCCATCTTCGAGGAAAACGCGACCTACAAGCAGATCAACGGCGACGAGAAAACGCTGAAGACCACGCAGGATCTCTTCCAGCAATCGCTGCACGAATACACCATCAGCGACGCCATTGAAGACCGCAACGTGCTGAAGTTCCACGTCGACTACTACAAACCGGATGGCAAAAACCCGCCCAAGCCCGGCGAACCGCTCGCCAAGCGCGCCATCGTCGACGCCATTCTCGCCAAGCACGACGCCGCCACCGGCGGGCGCAAGTTCAACGCCATCTTCGCCACTGCCTCCATCAACGACGCCATCGAGTACCACGCCCTGTTCGAACAGGCTCAGGCGGAAATCATGCGAGCCGACCCAGCCTATCAGCCCCTCAACATCGCCGCCGTATTCTCGCCGCCGGGCGACGTAAGCGCCGATGTGCGGCAGATCCAGGAAGACTTGCCCAACGAGCTCGAAGACAACAAAGAAGAGCCGGACACCAAGAAGACCGCCCTTGCTGCCATCATCGCCGGCTACAACACCCGATTCGGCACCAATCACCGCATCGAAGAGTTCGATCTCTACTACCAGGACGTGCAACAACGCATCAAGGACCATCAATGGCCCGAGGCCGATCTGCGCAAGGCCGCGCCCCATATCGCGCAGCACAAGCTCGACATCACCATCGTCGTCGACATGCTGCTCACCGGCTTCGACAGCAAGTTCCTCAACACCCTTTACGTCGACAAAAACCTAAAGCACCATGGACTCATCCAGGCTTTCAGTCGCACCAACCGCGTGCTTAACGACACCAAGCCTTTCGGCCACATCCTCGATTTCCGTGGCCAGCAAGACGCGGTGGACGCCGCGATTACCCTCTTCTCCGGCGCCAAGGGCGACACCGCGCGCCAGATCTGGCTGGTGGACAAGGCCCCCGCCGTCATCGAAAAACTGCAGGACGCCAAGGCCGCCCTGCAAAGCTTCATGCAGGCCCACGGTCTGTCCGGCAAACCCGAAGAGATCGCCAAGCTCAAGGGCGACGAAGCCCGCATCGGCTTCGTCAAGGCGTTCAAGGACGTGCAGAAGCTCCAAACCCAGCTCGATCAATACACCGACCTCACGCCCGAGCAGCAAGCCACCATCCAGACCATCCTGCCTCCGGACGAACTCAACGCCTTCCGCGGCCAGTACCTGGAGACCGCCAAGCGCCTGCGTGACGAACGCGCGGCAGTCGGCGATCACGCGAGCGACGGCAAGAACGAGGAGATGGAACAGCTCGACTTCGAGTTCGTGCTCTTCGCCTCCGCCACCATCGACTACGACTACATCATGAAGCTCATCGCCGACTTCTCCACCAAGAAGCCCGGCACCGCGCACATGAGCCGCGAACAACTGGTCAGCCTCATCGCCGCCGACGCCAAGTTCATCGACGAGCGCGACGACATCACCGAATACGTCATGAGCCTCAAGGCCGGCGAAGGCCTGCTTGAGCCCGCCATCCGCGCCGGCTACCAGCAGTTCAAGGCCGCCAAGGCCGCCCGCGAACTGGCCGATATTTCGGCCAAGCACGGCCTCACCATCGAGGCCCTGCAAGGTTTCGTGGACGGCGTGCTCGCGCGCCACATCTTCGACGGTGAACAACTCACCGAGCTGCTGGCGCCGCTGGCGCTGGGCTGGAAGGCGCGCACGCAGCAGGAACTGGCCTTGATGGGCGATCTGGTGCCGCTGCTGAAGAAGCGCGCCGGGGGGCGGGAGATTTCCGGCCTTCAGGCTTACGAGGATTGA